The following coding sequences lie in one Mus musculus strain C57BL/6J chromosome 11, GRCm38.p6 C57BL/6J genomic window:
- the Sh3bp5l gene encoding SH3 domain-binding protein 5-like isoform 2 (isoform 2 is encoded by transcript variant 4): MADLKKAAGGRETPQGELRSEVVEDEGPRSPVAEEPGGSGSNSSETKLSPREEEELDPRIQEELEHLNQASEEINQVELQLDEARTTYRRILQESARKLNTQGSHLGSCIEKARPYYEARRLAKEAQQETQKAALRYERAVSMHNAAREMVFVAEQGVMADKNRLDPTWQEMLNHATCKVNEAEEERLRGEREHQRVTRLCQQAEARVQALQKTLRRAIGKSRPYFELKAQFSQILEAKVTELEQQVAQAKTRYSVALRNLEQISEQIHARRRGLPPHPLGPRRSSPVGAEAGPEGIEDGDSGIEGAEGGGLEEGSSLGPGPGPDTDTLSLLSLRTVASDLQKCDSVEHLRGLSDHASLDGQELGAQSRGRRGSDIGVRGGRHQRSVSL, from the exons ATGGCTGATCTCAAAAAGGCTGCAGGGGGCCGGGAGACTCCGCAGGGGGAACTTCGGTCAGAGGTGGTAGAGGATGAGGGCCCTAGGAGCCCGGTCGCAGAGGAGCCTGGAGGAAGTGGAAGCAACAGCAGTGAGACCAAATTGTCCCCtagagaggaggaggaactgGATCCTAGGATACAG GAGGAGCTGGAACATCTGAACCAGGCCAGTGAGGAAATCAACCAGGTGGAGCTACAGCTAGAC GAGGCCAGGACCACCTATCGGAGGATCCTGCAGGAGTCAGCCAGGAAGCTTAACACACAGGGCTCTCACTTGGGGAGCTGTATTGAGAAGGCCCGGCCCTACTATGAGGCTCGACGACTGGCTAAGGAG GCCCAGCAGGAGACACAGAAGGCGGCCTTGCGGTATGAGCGGGCTGTGAGCATGCACAATGCCGCCCGGGAGATGGTCTTTGTGGCTGAGCAGGGGGTCATGGCTGACAAAAATCGACTGGACCCTACCTGGCAGGAGATGCTCAACCATGCTACCTGTAAG GTGAACGAGGCAGAGGAAGAGCGGCTTCGAGGTGAACGGGAGCATCAGCGTGTGACGAGGCTGTGCCAGCAGGCTGAAGCTCGGGTCCAGGCCCTGCAGAAGACCCTCCGGCGGGCCATTGGCAAGAGCCGCCCCTACTTTGAGCTCAAGGCCCAGTTCAGCCAAATCCTGGAG GCCAAGGTGACAGAACTGGAGCAGCAGGTGGCGCAGGCCAAGACCCGCTACTCGGTGGCCCTGCGTAATCTGGAGCAGATCAGTGAGCAGATTCATGCCAGGCGCCGGGGTTTGCCCCCGCACCCCCTGGGCCCACGGCGATCCTCCCCTGTTGGGGCTGAAGCTGGACCTGAGGGCATTGAGGATGGGGACAGTGGGATTGAAGGGGCAGAGGGCGGGGGCCTAGAGGAGGGCAGCAGCCTTGGGCCTGGCCCAGGCCCAGATACGGACACGCTAAGCTTATTGAGTCTGCGCACTGTGGCCTCTGACCTGCAGAAGTGTGACTCAGTGGAGCACCTGCGTGGCCTCTCGGACCATGCCAGTCTAGATGGCCAAGAGCTGGGAGCCCAGAGCCGGGGACGCCGGGGAAGTGACATCGGAGTTCGAGGGGGTCGGCACCAGCGCAGTGTCAGCCTGTAG
- the Sh3bp5l gene encoding SH3 domain-binding protein 5-like isoform 1 (isoform 1 is encoded by transcript variant 3), with protein MADLKKAAGGRETPQGELRSEVVEDEGPRSPVAEEPGGSGSNSSETKLSPREEEELDPRIQEELEHLNQASEEINQVELQLDEARTTYRRILQESARKLNTQGSHLGSCIEKARPYYEARRLAKEAQQETQKAALRYERAVSMHNAAREMVFVAEQGVMADKNRLDPTWQEMLNHATCKVNEAEEERLRGEREHQRVTRLCQQAEARVQALQKTLRRAIGKSRPYFELKAQFSQILEEHKAKVTELEQQVAQAKTRYSVALRNLEQISEQIHARRRGLPPHPLGPRRSSPVGAEAGPEGIEDGDSGIEGAEGGGLEEGSSLGPGPGPDTDTLSLLSLRTVASDLQKCDSVEHLRGLSDHASLDGQELGAQSRGRRGSDIGVRGGRHQRSVSL; from the exons ATGGCTGATCTCAAAAAGGCTGCAGGGGGCCGGGAGACTCCGCAGGGGGAACTTCGGTCAGAGGTGGTAGAGGATGAGGGCCCTAGGAGCCCGGTCGCAGAGGAGCCTGGAGGAAGTGGAAGCAACAGCAGTGAGACCAAATTGTCCCCtagagaggaggaggaactgGATCCTAGGATACAG GAGGAGCTGGAACATCTGAACCAGGCCAGTGAGGAAATCAACCAGGTGGAGCTACAGCTAGAC GAGGCCAGGACCACCTATCGGAGGATCCTGCAGGAGTCAGCCAGGAAGCTTAACACACAGGGCTCTCACTTGGGGAGCTGTATTGAGAAGGCCCGGCCCTACTATGAGGCTCGACGACTGGCTAAGGAG GCCCAGCAGGAGACACAGAAGGCGGCCTTGCGGTATGAGCGGGCTGTGAGCATGCACAATGCCGCCCGGGAGATGGTCTTTGTGGCTGAGCAGGGGGTCATGGCTGACAAAAATCGACTGGACCCTACCTGGCAGGAGATGCTCAACCATGCTACCTGTAAG GTGAACGAGGCAGAGGAAGAGCGGCTTCGAGGTGAACGGGAGCATCAGCGTGTGACGAGGCTGTGCCAGCAGGCTGAAGCTCGGGTCCAGGCCCTGCAGAAGACCCTCCGGCGGGCCATTGGCAAGAGCCGCCCCTACTTTGAGCTCAAGGCCCAGTTCAGCCAAATCCTGGAG GAGCACAAGGCCAAGGTGACAGAACTGGAGCAGCAGGTGGCGCAGGCCAAGACCCGCTACTCGGTGGCCCTGCGTAATCTGGAGCAGATCAGTGAGCAGATTCATGCCAGGCGCCGGGGTTTGCCCCCGCACCCCCTGGGCCCACGGCGATCCTCCCCTGTTGGGGCTGAAGCTGGACCTGAGGGCATTGAGGATGGGGACAGTGGGATTGAAGGGGCAGAGGGCGGGGGCCTAGAGGAGGGCAGCAGCCTTGGGCCTGGCCCAGGCCCAGATACGGACACGCTAAGCTTATTGAGTCTGCGCACTGTGGCCTCTGACCTGCAGAAGTGTGACTCAGTGGAGCACCTGCGTGGCCTCTCGGACCATGCCAGTCTAGATGGCCAAGAGCTGGGAGCCCAGAGCCGGGGACGCCGGGGAAGTGACATCGGAGTTCGAGGGGGTCGGCACCAGCGCAGTGTCAGCCTGTAG